TAATGAGTAGATTCGAAGGCTTTATGTCTCCATGGACTATCCTCATTTCTTGAAGATGACGTAACCCTTGGAGGATTCTGTTAGCGAGAGTGGATAACACCGGGTCAGGTAAAACGTGTTGGGCAAGCAACATGTCCTGGAGAGATCCTTTCTCCATAAGCTCCATCACGAAACAAAGATTGGATGAGTTAGCAAAAACGGCGTAGCATTTTACGATGAAGCTTGATTCGATTCTCTTGAGAGTGTCAGCTTCAACAGTAGTTATGCTGAGATCTGGCCGGATGAGTTTTAATGCGTAGAGAGCTGTGGTTCTCCGGTGACGGGTTTTGTAAACTGTCCCGTCGCTTCCTTGTCCTAAAACGGTGAGTTTCTCGAGATCGTTCAAGGTTTGAACCGGCGATGATGAGTCAGGGTTTGATGATGAAAATGAGGACGGAGATGGGTCTCTGGGGATGCCGTGGTaatgtggtggtggtggaatAGAGAGTGTGAGTGGTTCTTGGTGACGTCTCTCTCTCACAAGTGACATCTATTTTGTTATTCTCACTTGTGGTTTTCAAGTCCAAGGTTGCATTAGGAGCTTTTTGTtgttaaatacataaaaaaatgaGTCGATGATGATCATCTCGTTGTATGACACTTGTCACAGTCAGTTTTAACAAACTCAAACATGTGTGGTTTTCAGGTTGTGGTGATGGATTtgtttctaaaattttacagGATAAAAATAGGTCACTAGTTTTGAGATTTTATTACCttttgtatttttctcttttctccttGCATCTAgtaagaatctttttttttcatagttGGGAAGATGATTATAAGtaactttatttttcttttcaagagtagataaaatataaaactaaacaaacaaTCATGAACAACAATATGTTTCTTTAAATATGATTTCTTGtaactattttgttttgataaaataaaataaagatgcTTGTTAGTTGCAGACTTGCAGTGATTTTTAcggtttttttaatatatgttaataaaCAGTATTGTGGCCTAAACGCATTtgacaaaaacaattaaacaccaTTGAAATAGCTACACAAACCGACTCGTTTTACAAGCGATTGAAAGATAAGGAAGTCGAGAGAATATACAAGACACGAGTATAGCTTCAAAGTTCAAACACTCAAGAATTCTATGTCCAAAAACCAGACTTCTCTTGAATGTTTAACCACATGACTGTGTGTTTCAGGCGATCTCAAGCTGCGAGTACTATGACAACGATGAGTAGAACGATACCAAATATCACCATAAGTAAGCACATCTGCATAATAAAGATAACGTAGAGAAGAAAGTCAGGAACATTAAGACCGACAAAAGTAAAGTGTATGAAAGCTAAAACAATTGTTATTCCCTTCTCTCAATTTTCATTTTACCAGAGACGAGTTTGATCGTTGTGTCCTGGAGGCTTTCACGAGATGAGACCTTCCCTTCCCTGTTGCCGAATGTGCATTCTCCACATGGCTACCAATATCATCTGCATGAAACAGATTTTTCAGAAGCGATTAGGATTCAAAGAATTGATTTTGCTTGAGAAGTTGAGAGATTTACCTATCATGGCTCCTTGGTCGTGAACCAACACCGCAAGATCTTTGAAAATCTCGTTTACTTCTACGATTTGCTGCTGAACTTCCTGTATTCCCTGTTCTCTTTCCTCTATCACCGCTTCGTTGAAGGATATTTCGTTTTCAAGCAACACAACTTCTTGCCTACAGATGAAGAAAGAAGGGAGGTCACAAAGCATGAACGCAGGAGTTTATTTACAGAGAGATATGATATGAGGCGTCTAACTTACTCACCTTCTAGATTCCATGAGGACACGCTGCTCTTGTGATCTATCATAGCCAATGTCTACTTCCCTGTGGTATTaaggaaaaaatagaaacatcaGAAATAACTTCAAGCTGGATGTAAGAACACGGGATGTTACTCCTGGGAAGAGCTACCAGTCAAGAAGGGTACAGGTAAAATAGACTAAAAATCAACAACAAGTTTGCTTCCAACAAACGAAAAGGTGGAGCTATCAATCAATTTAAGAGGGTAGAGACTAGATGTTTCTGACAATACAATAATAACTCTGCTTATTATGTTACAGGCTCATCAATTCAATACCTTGAAGAAAGATCGCTTTTTGGATGGAAAGGAGTGTAAGAAGTTTCCCTGTCAGCCGCAACTCGCTGTGCCTTCTGAAACTCTTTAAGCACTGCTTCGAAGTCCTTTGCAAGCTTAGCATCTGCAATCTTCTTACTTTGCTGCAGCAAATAGGTCCGAATCTTATACATTAGTGGATAAAAATTAGACAAAAACATCTTACAAACTCAGAAAACAACAGTTACAGAAACATCTCGATGATGATCAGTTTCGCTAGCTTCTTTAAGTCTGGCCGAAGTGTCCTTTACCAACTGCCCAATATGTAACCTTGTCTTGTGCCTGACAAACCaaagcaatccctagttaacttCAAAATGATCAAAGAACCAATTGAGTAAAGTCTCAAGCTTTTGCCTATCCATAGAAAACCCCCTAAAGAGACTCACAGCTTGTGACGGAGGTCGAGCGTATCCTTAGGAGTACCGAGAGTGTTAACAAGGCGCTGGAAGGTAGAAACGGCCGTGTTGATCTCAAAGATTCCAGACGCCACCGCTTGTGTTCCTCCTTCCTTGTTCCCCTTTATCAATTTCCTCCCCGCTTCCAAATCCTGAAAGCTCATCTCTCTGCAACCGTTGTTCTCGAGGTTACAGAAGGATTTGTTTGTGCTAAACGAAATTCGAAATTGCTTCCAAGAGAGGATAGAAacgatttttaattaatttgggTTTTGTTTATCCAAGTCGTAAAAGACACGTGAGGGGAGTGAAAGAAGCAAGAACAAGACGAGACGAGAAGAACTTGTCTACTCCCGCCGTAATCTGGGCTTTTAATATATCCATTATCATAATGGGCCGTTCGGGCCCATATTTGCACATTAAGTTAAATGGACGGCGAGGATTGCGTCACTAATAAACTAGACACGGCGGAGATGAGCGGCGATCATTcatcagattaaaaaaaaaaggagaatatACTCTAGAAGGGAACGAAGGATGGTGCTGTGGGAGATAACTCTGGGAACAGCCTACTTCTTGGGGCTGAGGCGGACTTATAGGCTCGCCTTGAAGATCCAACGTCGGATTGTTAGTCCCAAGCATCCAAAAATCCGTCAATTTCTTCATCGGTGAGAGTTTTCTTTcctatattctttttttatgtTACGTTTATAGAGTCCCATGTCAATCGTTTGCTCAAAAACGgaatgcaaaaacaaaacaaaaaaacaatcgTTGAATCGCCTCGTAAGTAATGATTATATAAGTCCTCCTCTCGGCTTTCATATTTAGCAATTGAAGCATTTTCAGTGTGATATGTTGTATGTAGCCTTTATAGGAACTATGGAAGAAAGTGCTCGTTGACTTTTTTTTGCCTTTGTTTTCAAGAGAGTGATCCCATCTTTCTTGAACATCATTGTGGTATCCTCTTTCCTGAGATATGACAGAAGCTTAGCTTTCATTTGATTCCAAACTCTTTCTCTTGTGTGTTTGCAGGAGGACTCGTAAAATTTTCGATGTGGCAGTTTCCGTTCACAAGAACATTCAGCATAGAGACATTGAAGTTGGTCGGAATCTCGGCAACTGGATTCTCCGTTGGCTCGACCGGATGAAACCGGCTGCTCAGATCCGTACTCGACCTGAACCAAACTCCAACGTTGACAAGGCAAAAAGGCTATCGGAATCAAACACGACCCAGAGTCCACCAAAACGTGATTCCGATAGGCACTTGTTCTCTTCACTGAATCACTTCCAACACAGGCCTTTCCCGACCGTCTCTACCATGATCCAGCCACCTAGTAGACCTAATGGAATTACTACTCAGTACAGACATTACAGTGCCGGTGCAGCCGCCAGTCTGATTCCTCCGAGCTATGTAAGAGGCAGCGGGTTCGATGGTGTAATCAGGAAGGACATTTTGCAGTGGATGTTTCAGAGATGACAATCAAGCATCAAAATCTCCCTCATCTTTTTCCCGACATAATTGAGCACCTTTCTACTTTTTAATTCCGTGAACTAATGTGACTCTGTGGATCGTTTCGGAAGTATGTCTCAACCTCTTGTCTTAACCAATGATGTAAAGTTTCCAAGCGTGAATTACGCTCACTTGGCCAGCATCTCTCTAGCATACTTTTGATCATGATTGCTTCAAATCACCAAATGCTCTTCTCATGAAGCGCGATTGGTTTGTCATTTGGTAATAGCACAATATTTGTGCCTTCACTCGAGGCAGAAGTCTGGGTCACGAGCCGCAGTGAAATCAGAGAGAGCTAATCTTGGAGTATCTGAGAGCCTGGAGATTGGTCAATGGCCGAGCGATGAACCCCAACTCCCTTAATTATGTCGGCTTTGGCCAATCAAACATCGCTACAATATTTGTTACGTCCACCTCCAACTCACGAACATGTTGATTGTTGAAAACTAATCATACACTAAAAGTAACTGAAGGATAACTAAGGGAAGTGCCCACAGGTGAATAAATCTCAACCTCATAAATCATCAAATGCAGCAGAATGAATGGTCTTAAGAGAACACCTGACAATGGATCTGGCCGTCTCCATCGCTATCAGCCTCATTAATCATCCCGCCAACTCCGCCACCGTCAAGGCATGGCCAAGCTTAGCCATGGTGTAATGACCTGCTTCCCCAACGTCTGACCCGGGGTTCGAAGTGGATGTTATGGACACGCGTATACTCATTCTAAACAACCTGACGTGTCCCGTTACTAGTCCCAGGAGTCAACGTATGCACTGCCTTCTGTGAAATACCAACCCATCCATTTCCATATACTTCTCCTTACAGTCCTACGCACGGAGAGGATGAGTAATTGGGTTACTTAGTGTACCGGTTCTAGACCAGTCTCTCCTCATGACACTTTGTACTACTCAATACGGAAAATAGGATTGACTAGCAACTTACTATCAAGCATGCATTCAATACTATATCGGCATCAAACATTGCAACCTAAATGCTACAACAAACATAGCAACCTAAATGCTACAACAAACATTGCAAGAACTTAGTCATTGCTACACATGGACTCGACCGACACAACTGACTCGGCTCCAAGAAACTTAGACGTAAGGACCTATGGCTCGCTCACAGACGTCCACCTCGTGTCTGTCTGCCATGCGTCCGTTATACAACCGACCCGCTGCTTCCTATGTAGCCACCCGCTCGTAGCCCGTTGGCCCTGTATGACACTGTCTGCCATGTGGTCTTGATGATCACTTATGCCCC
The nucleotide sequence above comes from Brassica napus cultivar Da-Ae chromosome A9, Da-Ae, whole genome shotgun sequence. Encoded proteins:
- the LOC106364583 gene encoding uncharacterized protein LOC106364583, whose amino-acid sequence is MVLWEITLGTAYFLGLRRTYRLALKIQRRIVSPKHPKIRQFLHRRTRKIFDVAVSVHKNIQHRDIEVGRNLGNWILRWLDRMKPAAQIRTRPEPNSNVDKAKRLSESNTTQSPPKRDSDRHLFSSLNHFQHRPFPTVSTMIQPPSRPNGITTQYRHYSAGAAASLIPPSYVRGSGFDGVIRKDILQWMFQR
- the LOC106367136 gene encoding syntaxin-22 isoform X2; translated protein: MSFQDLEAGRKLIKGNKEGGTQAVASGIFEINTAVSTFQRLVNTLGTPKDTLDLRHKLHKTRLHIGQLVKDTSARLKEASETDHHRDVSQSKKIADAKLAKDFEAVLKEFQKAQRVAADRETSYTPFHPKSDLSSREVDIGYDRSQEQRVLMESRRQEVVLLENEISFNEAVIEEREQGIQEVQQQIVEVNEIFKDLAVLVHDQGAMIDDIGSHVENAHSATGKGRSHLVKASRTQRSNSSLMCLLMVIFGIVLLIVVIVLAA
- the LOC106367136 gene encoding syntaxin-22 isoform X1, whose protein sequence is MSFQDLEAGRKLIKGNKEGGTQAVASGIFEINTAVSTFQRLVNTLGTPKDTLDLRHKLHKTRLHIGQLVKDTSARLKEASETDHHRDVSVTQSKKIADAKLAKDFEAVLKEFQKAQRVAADRETSYTPFHPKSDLSSREVDIGYDRSQEQRVLMESRRQEVVLLENEISFNEAVIEEREQGIQEVQQQIVEVNEIFKDLAVLVHDQGAMIDDIGSHVENAHSATGKGRSHLVKASRTQRSNSSLMCLLMVIFGIVLLIVVIVLAA